TTGGACAGATTTCCGTATCATACCAcctctttttatttgttaagaaataaaataattgatttacctaatgagatattcctttttgctGGTGGCGAGATACACATTTTGCTGTACCCTTACACTACCTTGccgcaattttttttaagaaatcatTATGCTCTTCTGTCTTTGTTCTTTATTCTTAATGCATGTACAGAGAAGTTCACATggaaatattatgcacaaagtGTACTAAAGACGGTCTTGAAAGCTACACTATTGTTTTTTATGAAGCGCTTTAAAGAAATTGTGACTATTATTCCATTTTCTTCCCTTTTAGTTCAAGTCCTTGTTTGAATGGAGCCGAGTGCGTATCTACAAAAGGCGCAATAGTCGGCACGGTGGAATTCAGTTGCACCTGCAGCGGTCAATGGGTTGGTACAACATGTGATAGCTGCCCACCGGGAGGTAAGTCAGAACAAGTTTTAGGTCGAGTTGTCAGAGGTCAATTCAAACTTTAATTTGGAaattatctttctttttttaggccctatgtgtaaaaaaaaggggggtacAAACGAATTGTTATACAATTGTTAGAGTTTTCCCCGCAAAGCATTTTTTAATTGGAATATTAATTTAATTCTCAAATTCCCGAATGCACCTCACCATAGATTTATTTTTGAGGTGTTGCCTATAGTTGACTAATAGTTGCGTTTTCTTGTTTCCTCCTCCGTAGACCCACTATGCAGCCGTTCCTGCCTAGTACACAGGGATAATGACGTATGTAATGATGGTGGACCGGGATCCATTGATGCAGTATGTGCAATTGGTACCGACTGTGGAGATTGCCCTTCAAGATGCCAATAAACTCATCACTGggcagccatcttggattgtCTTCTATGCAATCacatgtaaccaaaccgaggctggaagctcaattagtctggtacctttccCGTATCTACGAACAACATTAACGAATATATAAGCTTCCTACTACCGTGTTTGTACATAGGAACAAAATTACCACATCTATCTCAAGATAATTCAAGAACAATTTTGTCCCCGCAACTTTGAACTCTTTTCTCTGTTTTCATGAGGTTGATGGGGAAATCATCAACAAGTTAATGATTCCGGAAATTAGGGCTGCAATGACTCACAATaacacaaatttgtaaaaaaaaattataaagatCAGTGTTAAAGTCCAAGCTCACGATGGCATAATGACCTCAAGCTAAACGGGAAGTATTCTATGCCCAAGTGAGAAGTGGAAGTATTGGTGTtggcaaataaataaaattatttattataaacaccTCAAAAAACTTGTGACAACTCTCCCTATTTAATTGATGGTGTGTAAGAAAAGTAATCATTTTTCATAGTtgcagtttttttcttcttggatTACAAGGTTTGAATgcgccccctcccccccccccacccgctCCGCCCCtccaacccccccccacccacgtCGCCCAGACTCCCATCCCATCTGATGTAGCCTGCGCCCCACCCCAGCAAACAATCAATATAGGTTATTAGCCTCAATTTTAATTATCTAAATATTTTGATTGAACTGGTCACCTAAATAATGACAGTCCAGCGGCATATAGaattacattaaaggaacacgttgccttggatcggtcgagttggtctttgaaaagcgtttgaaaccgttttttataaaatgcatatggttggaaagatgttttaaaaatagaatacaatgatccacacaaacatgcctcgaaattgcacatttttccttttacctcgtcgactaacacggtcggccatttatgggagtcaaatttttgac
This genomic stretch from Asterias amurensis chromosome 9, ASM3211899v1 harbors:
- the LOC139942176 gene encoding uncharacterized protein gives rise to the protein MYLMKPTSIVLVWCLFYSLQVSNGILQHNHVLPGHYYRPLQQHHRVRRAAAPAPRTPLRDCPCSSSPCLNGAECVSTKGAIVGTVEFSCTCSGQWVGTTCDSCPPGDPLCSRSCLVHRDNDVCNDGGPGSIDAVCAIGTDCGDCPSRCQ